From a single Sphingomonas sp. IW22 genomic region:
- a CDS encoding SDR family oxidoreductase, translating into MPFSLKPLSNQVIVITGATSGHGLCTAQMAAAAGAKVMLAARDESALRRVRDEIRASGGTAEYVVTDTGIEAEVNHLAAETIARFGGFDTWVNNAGIGVYARILELAIDDHRKVFETNYWGMVHGSMAAVRYLKDQDGGAVINVGSINSDMGGPLLAAYNASKHAVKGFTNSLRIEMMMSRYPVSVTLIKPSAIGTPFTEHGRNTTGYQARLPRPIYAPDVVAKAILDAAQHRRRAVTVGGGGKFQVLGAVMLPSLFDRIAVKMADALIDRNTPVEAVEGNLYQPQGNDGQTEGRQRGRRFSSFTAARRHGWMTAGAIAALGTAGALILRRRSNTRSLSAPRRSGAA; encoded by the coding sequence GTGCCATTCAGCCTCAAGCCACTTTCCAATCAGGTTATCGTCATTACCGGTGCGACATCTGGCCACGGCCTTTGCACCGCGCAAATGGCCGCCGCCGCAGGCGCAAAGGTGATGCTTGCCGCTCGTGACGAAAGCGCCTTGCGACGAGTGCGCGACGAAATTCGCGCCAGCGGCGGCACTGCCGAATATGTCGTCACCGACACCGGGATCGAGGCGGAGGTGAACCATCTGGCGGCTGAAACAATCGCGCGGTTCGGCGGGTTCGACACTTGGGTCAACAATGCCGGGATCGGGGTTTATGCCCGTATCCTCGAACTGGCGATCGACGATCACCGCAAGGTGTTCGAGACGAATTACTGGGGCATGGTCCATGGCTCGATGGCGGCCGTGCGCTATCTGAAGGATCAGGATGGCGGCGCGGTGATCAATGTCGGATCGATCAACAGCGACATGGGCGGCCCCTTGCTGGCGGCCTATAACGCATCGAAACATGCGGTGAAGGGATTCACCAACTCGCTGCGAATCGAAATGATGATGAGCCGCTATCCCGTGTCGGTGACGCTCATCAAACCCAGTGCGATCGGCACCCCCTTTACCGAACATGGCCGCAACACGACCGGCTATCAGGCGCGTCTGCCGCGCCCCATTTACGCGCCGGACGTGGTCGCGAAGGCAATTCTGGATGCCGCGCAGCATCGACGTCGTGCCGTGACTGTCGGCGGCGGCGGCAAGTTCCAGGTGCTGGGAGCCGTGATGCTGCCGTCGCTGTTCGACCGGATCGCCGTCAAAATGGCCGACGCGCTGATCGACCGCAACACACCGGTCGAAGCGGTCGAGGGCAATCTGTATCAGCCGCAGGGCAATGACGGCCAGACCGAGGGGCGACAGCGGGGCCGCCGCTTCAGCAGCTTTACAGCCGCCCGACGGCACGGCTGGATGACTGCCGGAGCCATCGCCGCACTGGGCACGGCGGGCGCGCTGATACTGCGTCGGCGCAGCAATACCCGGTCTCTATCCGCCCCCCGCCGGAGCGGCGCGGCCTAA
- a CDS encoding class I SAM-dependent methyltransferase encodes MNLVTLTGEPWADYGLVDSGHGRKLERYGRFRFIRPEPQAMWAPASDDWRADGEFIPGADEDGGGRWQLSGDVPQGGWPLSWREVRFNASNTPFRHLGFFPDMAPVWDWMRGRIDGAGDPECLNLFGYTGVGTLALSAAGARMVHVDASKKSVEAARGNAVLSSMGDRPVRWLVEDAGKFVAREVRRNRRYDGIILDPPKWGRGPNGEVWKLDEGLPGLVADCRRLLDADSRFLFLTVYAVRMSALAIGELVRQHFADLPGTVEAGELTVREEARGLMLPTAIFARWSRT; translated from the coding sequence ATGAATCTGGTTACCCTCACCGGCGAGCCCTGGGCCGATTACGGGCTGGTCGATTCGGGCCATGGCCGCAAGCTGGAGCGTTACGGCCGCTTCCGCTTCATACGCCCTGAGCCGCAAGCAATGTGGGCGCCCGCCAGCGACGACTGGCGTGCCGATGGGGAGTTCATCCCCGGCGCTGACGAGGATGGCGGCGGTCGCTGGCAATTGTCGGGCGACGTGCCGCAGGGCGGCTGGCCGCTGTCGTGGCGCGAAGTGCGCTTCAACGCCAGCAACACACCCTTTCGCCACCTCGGCTTTTTCCCTGACATGGCGCCTGTGTGGGACTGGATGCGCGGCCGGATCGACGGCGCGGGCGATCCCGAATGTCTGAACCTGTTCGGCTATACCGGCGTCGGCACGCTGGCGCTGTCGGCCGCAGGCGCGCGCATGGTGCATGTCGACGCTTCAAAGAAATCGGTTGAGGCGGCGCGGGGTAATGCCGTGCTTTCGAGCATGGGCGACCGCCCGGTGCGCTGGCTGGTCGAGGATGCGGGCAAGTTCGTTGCGCGCGAGGTGCGCCGCAATCGCCGTTATGACGGCATCATCCTCGATCCACCCAAATGGGGCCGCGGCCCCAATGGCGAGGTGTGGAAGCTGGACGAAGGGCTGCCCGGCCTGGTTGCCGATTGCCGCCGGCTGCTCGACGCCGATTCGCGCTTCCTGTTCCTGACCGTATATGCCGTACGCATGTCGGCGCTGGCGATCGGGGAACTGGTACGCCAGCATTTCGCCGACCTGCCCGGCACGGTCGAAGCGGGCGAACTGACCGTGCGGGAGGAAGCGCGCGGGCTGATGCTGCCGACCGCGATTTTCGCGCGCTGGTCGCGCACTTAG
- the thrC gene encoding threonine synthase, which translates to MRYISTRGNAPVLDFEGATLAGLAADGGLYVPESWPTMTRDQIAALAGLDYVETAVRVMAPFVTPSLSEDDLRALCTLAYGRFAHRAVTPLTQLDHDQWLLELFHGPTLAFKDVALQLVGLLFERFLTGSTEPLTVIGATSGDTGSAAIDALAGRAGVDIFMLHPHGRVSDVQRRQMTTVLAPNVHNIAIEGDFDTAQALVKAMFRDPAFAGRFRLSAVNSINWARLMAQVVYYFYAAVRLGAPERAVAFSVPTGNFGDVFAGYVASRMGLPIERLVVATNVNDILHRALSSGDYSCGTVTPTVTPSMDIQVSSNFERLLFDLNGRDGAALAMQMAGFESTRAMRLTNAQSEGASGLFTSMAVDEVDMAAAMRWAHDGADQILDPHTAIGLAAALAHKGDAPMVTLATAHPAKFGDAVERVTGVRPALPVRVGDLFDREERFDVLPATFDAVTDFIAGRAQPRG; encoded by the coding sequence ATGCGGTATATCAGCACCAGGGGGAACGCGCCGGTCCTCGATTTCGAGGGCGCGACGCTTGCGGGATTGGCGGCGGACGGTGGGCTGTATGTCCCCGAATCCTGGCCGACCATGACGCGCGACCAGATCGCGGCCTTGGCCGGGCTGGATTATGTTGAAACCGCCGTTCGTGTCATGGCGCCCTTCGTCACGCCCAGCCTATCGGAAGACGATCTGCGCGCGCTGTGCACGCTCGCCTATGGCCGATTCGCGCATCGCGCCGTCACTCCCTTGACTCAGCTCGACCATGACCAGTGGCTGCTGGAGCTGTTTCATGGCCCAACGCTGGCGTTCAAGGACGTGGCGCTGCAACTGGTCGGCCTGCTGTTCGAGCGGTTCCTGACCGGCTCCACCGAACCGCTGACGGTCATCGGCGCGACCAGCGGCGACACCGGTTCGGCCGCGATTGACGCGCTGGCGGGCCGCGCGGGCGTCGACATCTTCATGCTGCATCCGCATGGCCGCGTCAGCGACGTACAGCGGCGCCAGATGACGACCGTGCTGGCCCCGAACGTCCACAATATCGCGATTGAGGGCGATTTCGACACGGCGCAGGCCTTGGTAAAGGCGATGTTCCGCGATCCCGCCTTCGCTGGCCGCTTCCGCCTGTCGGCCGTCAACTCGATCAACTGGGCGCGGTTGATGGCGCAGGTGGTCTATTATTTCTACGCTGCCGTCCGTCTCGGTGCGCCGGAGCGGGCCGTGGCGTTCAGCGTGCCAACCGGCAATTTTGGCGACGTGTTCGCTGGTTATGTCGCGTCGCGCATGGGTCTGCCCATCGAACGGCTGGTGGTCGCGACCAACGTCAATGACATTCTCCACCGCGCGCTGTCGTCGGGCGATTATTCGTGCGGCACGGTGACGCCCACGGTCACGCCGTCGATGGACATTCAGGTCAGCTCGAATTTCGAGCGGTTGCTGTTCGACCTGAACGGTCGCGACGGCGCCGCGCTGGCAATGCAGATGGCGGGTTTCGAATCGACGCGTGCCATGCGCCTGACCAACGCCCAGTCGGAGGGCGCAAGCGGCCTGTTTACCAGCATGGCCGTCGATGAAGTCGATATGGCGGCGGCAATGCGCTGGGCACATGACGGCGCGGACCAGATCCTCGACCCACACACCGCCATCGGCCTGGCGGCGGCGCTGGCGCACAAGGGCGATGCCCCGATGGTCACGCTGGCCACCGCGCACCCGGCCAAGTTCGGCGATGCGGTCGAACGCGTAACGGGCGTGCGTCCGGCGCTGCCGGTGCGGGTCGGTGACCTGTTCGATCGGGAAGAGCGGTTCGACGTGCTGCCGGCCACTTTCGACGCCGTGACCGACTTCATCGCCGGTCGGGCACAGCCGCGCGGCTGA
- a CDS encoding SURF1 family protein — translation MKRAPVVATIVVALAVAAMVGLGLWQLDRREQKRALVASFTRNATLPETTLPPVPVPESSLFRRVRALCTAPGAPRRSAGRSAAGASGYRFLVTCRQGFVVDLGVANDPRLNPTWDGGPVRGVLTHAPDSTSFVDRLFGARPRPAAMIVPAQPLAPDLDASRAPDPANVPDNHLAYAVQWFAFAAMALVIYVFALRRRGR, via the coding sequence GTGAAGCGAGCGCCGGTCGTGGCAACGATCGTCGTTGCGCTGGCAGTCGCGGCGATGGTCGGGCTCGGCCTTTGGCAACTGGACCGTCGCGAACAGAAGCGCGCGCTGGTCGCCAGCTTTACCCGCAACGCAACGCTGCCCGAAACCACGCTGCCGCCAGTGCCGGTTCCCGAATCCAGCCTGTTTCGGCGCGTGCGCGCGCTTTGTACTGCGCCCGGCGCGCCACGCCGCTCAGCCGGGCGCAGCGCTGCGGGGGCCAGCGGCTACCGGTTTCTGGTCACCTGTCGGCAGGGCTTCGTCGTCGACTTGGGCGTCGCCAACGATCCGCGCCTTAACCCGACATGGGATGGCGGTCCGGTTCGCGGCGTGCTGACCCACGCCCCCGACTCGACTTCCTTCGTCGATAGGCTGTTCGGCGCGCGGCCCCGGCCTGCCGCGATGATCGTGCCGGCACAGCCCCTCGCCCCCGACCTGGACGCCAGCCGCGCGCCCGATCCCGCCAATGTGCCCGACAATCATCTGGCCTATGCCGTGCAGTGGTTCGCCTTCGCCGCAATGGCGCTGGTCATCTATGTTTTCGCGCTGCGGCGGCGCGGTCGATAG
- a CDS encoding DUF983 domain-containing protein, which yields MPLNDHEAGTPGQTPPAAPASLFEQARRGLCPRCGEPTLFAGTLRFAPRCAACGLDFDSFNVGDGAAAFLTLGIGTLITILGIVVELAYEPAWWVHVLLWLPLTIAAVLITTRWTKAALAALEYRNNAGEGRIERRP from the coding sequence ATGCCCTTGAACGATCATGAGGCCGGCACGCCGGGGCAAACGCCCCCGGCGGCGCCGGCCTCTCTTTTTGAGCAGGCCCGGCGTGGCCTGTGCCCGCGCTGTGGCGAACCGACGCTGTTTGCGGGCACGTTGCGGTTCGCACCGCGCTGCGCGGCCTGTGGCCTCGATTTCGACAGCTTCAATGTGGGTGATGGTGCCGCAGCCTTCCTGACGCTGGGGATCGGCACGCTGATTACGATCTTGGGCATCGTCGTCGAACTTGCCTATGAGCCCGCCTGGTGGGTCCATGTCCTGCTGTGGCTGCCGCTCACGATCGCGGCGGTGCTGATTACCACTCGCTGGACCAAGGCTGCGCTGGCGGCGCTGGAATATCGCAACAATGCCGGCGAGGGCCGGATCGAGCGCCGCCCGTGA
- a CDS encoding cytochrome c oxidase subunit 3, whose product MAGAKNHDYHILPPSAWPIIGSFSALGMAAGGIMWMHEAAGGGWLFLAGLAGVLFTMYCWWADVVREAHAGDHTPVVQLHLRYGMILFIASEVMFFLGWFWAFFDYALFPVPVEYAEGAVSVVADAAAQWPPKGIEVINAFEFPLLNTFILLLSGTTITWAHHALIHNQRGGEKKGIWGLVGVGENDGVLKGLWLTVLLGLLFSAIQAYEYAHAPFGFGGSNFSSAFYMATGFHGFHVAVGTIFLIVNLVRAYRGHFTPRQHFGFEAAAWYWHFVDVVWLFLFVVVYVWGGWGAPAHG is encoded by the coding sequence ATGGCCGGCGCCAAGAACCACGATTACCACATCCTGCCACCCAGTGCGTGGCCGATCATCGGCTCCTTTTCGGCGCTGGGCATGGCCGCAGGCGGCATCATGTGGATGCATGAGGCGGCAGGCGGCGGCTGGCTGTTCCTTGCTGGCCTCGCGGGCGTGCTGTTCACCATGTATTGCTGGTGGGCCGACGTCGTTCGCGAAGCGCATGCAGGCGATCACACCCCGGTGGTTCAGCTGCACCTGCGCTATGGCATGATCCTGTTCATCGCCTCGGAAGTCATGTTCTTCCTAGGCTGGTTCTGGGCCTTTTTCGACTATGCGCTGTTCCCGGTACCCGTCGAATATGCCGAGGGCGCGGTTTCGGTCGTCGCTGATGCGGCGGCGCAGTGGCCGCCCAAGGGTATCGAAGTCATCAACGCCTTTGAATTCCCGCTGCTCAACACCTTCATCCTGCTCCTGTCGGGCACGACGATCACCTGGGCGCACCATGCGCTGATCCACAATCAACGTGGCGGTGAAAAGAAGGGCATTTGGGGCCTGGTTGGCGTCGGTGAAAATGACGGCGTGCTCAAGGGCCTGTGGCTGACAGTGCTGCTGGGTCTGCTGTTCAGCGCCATTCAGGCTTATGAATATGCCCATGCGCCGTTCGGTTTCGGCGGATCGAACTTTAGCTCGGCCTTCTACATGGCGACTGGCTTTCACGGTTTTCACGTCGCGGTCGGCACGATCTTCCTGATCGTCAACCTGGTCCGCGCCTATCGCGGCCACTTTACCCCCCGCCAGCATTTCGGTTTCGAAGCAGCCGCCTGGTACTGGCACTTCGTGGACGTCGTGTGGCTGTTCCTGTTCGTCGTCGTCTATGTGTGGGGCGGCTGGGGCGCGCCAGCACACGGCTGA
- a CDS encoding cytochrome c oxidase assembly protein, which produces MDRKTRTALLASLGVVGMAGLGFASVPLYRVFCQVTGLNGTTQIAAAAPGAVQGKIVTVAFDSNVSKAMPWQFAPEQRSERAALGARKMAFFTAKNLSDQPITGTATFNVTPAQAGKYFNKIQCFCFSEQTLMPGEEVRMPVVYFVDPALATDPDTRTVEEITLSYTFYPVDSAKKPG; this is translated from the coding sequence ATGGACCGCAAGACGCGTACCGCATTGCTGGCCTCACTGGGCGTGGTCGGCATGGCCGGCCTCGGCTTTGCCAGCGTGCCGCTGTACCGCGTCTTCTGTCAGGTAACCGGATTGAACGGCACGACACAAATCGCCGCCGCAGCGCCCGGCGCGGTGCAGGGAAAGATCGTGACCGTCGCCTTCGACAGCAATGTGAGCAAGGCGATGCCGTGGCAATTCGCGCCCGAACAGCGCAGCGAGCGCGCCGCGCTCGGCGCGCGCAAGATGGCGTTCTTCACCGCGAAAAACCTCTCCGATCAACCGATCACGGGTACCGCGACGTTTAACGTCACGCCCGCACAGGCCGGGAAATATTTCAACAAGATCCAGTGCTTCTGCTTCTCCGAACAGACGCTGATGCCGGGTGAAGAAGTGCGGATGCCGGTGGTTTATTTTGTCGATCCGGCGCTTGCGACCGATCCAGACACCCGCACGGTCGAGGAAATCACCCTCAGCTATACATTTTACCCTGTGGATTCGGCGAAAAAGCCGGGCTAG
- a CDS encoding heme o synthase: MAPITPGLSATPAVADWRDFVALTKPRVLTLVVFTGLCGLLAAPVGVHPVIGFTAILCIALAAGAAGALNQWYEADLDQLMKRTQRRPLPAGRMERDSALHFGVGLGGFSVVLMGLATNWVAAAILLVSILFYVLIYTVWLKRRTPQNIVIGGAAGAFPPMIGWAAATGDVALLPFLLFSLIFLWTPPHFWALALFVKTDYANAGVPMLPVVAGERATRHQIGLYTLPMIACAVAPWPLGLTGAIYGVTALVTSALFAVLAAIVTFRSSDAAMKPEKQLFKYSILYLFVLFGALVADRWVLA, encoded by the coding sequence ATGGCTCCCATCACCCCCGGCCTATCCGCGACGCCCGCCGTTGCCGACTGGCGCGATTTCGTCGCGCTGACCAAGCCGCGCGTGCTTACCCTCGTCGTCTTTACGGGCTTGTGCGGCCTGCTCGCCGCGCCTGTCGGCGTGCATCCGGTCATCGGCTTTACCGCCATCCTTTGCATTGCGCTGGCGGCGGGTGCGGCGGGTGCGCTGAACCAATGGTATGAAGCTGACCTCGATCAGCTGATGAAGCGCACACAGCGTCGCCCGTTGCCGGCGGGTCGCATGGAGCGCGACTCGGCCCTGCATTTCGGTGTCGGGCTAGGCGGCTTTTCGGTCGTGCTGATGGGGCTGGCAACGAACTGGGTGGCGGCAGCGATCCTGCTCGTCTCAATCCTGTTCTACGTTCTGATCTATACCGTCTGGCTGAAGCGCCGGACACCGCAGAACATCGTTATCGGCGGCGCGGCGGGCGCGTTCCCGCCGATGATTGGCTGGGCCGCCGCGACCGGCGACGTCGCGCTGCTGCCTTTCCTGCTTTTCTCGCTGATCTTTCTGTGGACGCCGCCGCATTTCTGGGCGCTGGCGCTGTTCGTAAAGACCGATTACGCCAATGCGGGCGTGCCCATGCTGCCCGTCGTCGCCGGTGAACGCGCGACCCGGCACCAGATCGGTCTGTACACCCTGCCCATGATCGCCTGCGCCGTTGCGCCGTGGCCTTTGGGGCTGACCGGCGCCATTTACGGCGTGACTGCGCTCGTCACCAGTGCACTGTTCGCGGTGTTGGCCGCGATCGTCACCTTTCGATCGAGCGACGCCGCGATGAAGCCGGAGAAGCAGTTGTTCAAATATTCGATCCTGTACCTTTTCGTGCTGTTCGGCGCGCTGGTCGCAGACCGATGGGTGCTGGCATGA
- the ctaD gene encoding cytochrome c oxidase subunit I, whose amino-acid sequence MTDTALNPHAFQAHDDHGHHHEAGHDHPGFFARWFMSTNHKDIGTLYLIFAILAGIIGGAISGLMRLELAAPEIQYLPTWAAMLSGGDVTFDQALNLWNVLITAHGLIMVFFMVMPAIIGGFGNWFVPIMIGAPDMAFPRMNNISFWLLPPSFLLLLASPFFGGGAGTGWTVYAPLSTYGSPGPAVDMAILSLHLSGASSILGAINFITTIFNMRAPGMTLHKMPLFVWSVLVTAFLLLLALPVLAAAITMLLTDRNFGTTFYDPAGGGDPVLYQHLFWFFGHPEVYIMILPGFGIVSQIVATFSRKPVFGYLGMAYAMVAIGVVGFVVWAHHMFTTGLSVNTKMYFTAATMVIAVPTGIKIFSWIATMWGGSMTFKTPMVWAIGFIFMFTVGGVTGVVLANGGVDDYMHDTYYVVAHFHYVLSLGAVFALFAGFYYWFPKMFGKMYSEALGQLHFWVFFVGVNVLFFPMHFLGLQGMPRRYPDYPDAYAHWNHIASVGYAIMAVGVVIFLVNVFYSLLAGKKAEGNPWGEGATTLEWTLSSPPPFHQFETLPVIEDGKHH is encoded by the coding sequence ATGACAGATACCGCACTCAACCCGCACGCCTTTCAGGCGCATGACGATCATGGCCACCACCATGAAGCCGGTCACGACCATCCGGGCTTTTTCGCCCGCTGGTTCATGTCGACCAATCACAAGGACATCGGCACGCTGTACCTGATCTTCGCGATTCTCGCGGGGATCATCGGCGGCGCGATTTCCGGCCTGATGCGCCTCGAACTCGCGGCGCCCGAAATTCAGTATCTGCCCACCTGGGCGGCGATGCTGTCGGGCGGCGACGTGACGTTCGACCAGGCGCTGAACCTGTGGAACGTCCTGATCACCGCGCACGGCCTGATCATGGTGTTCTTCATGGTGATGCCGGCCATCATCGGCGGGTTCGGCAACTGGTTCGTCCCCATCATGATCGGCGCCCCGGACATGGCGTTCCCGCGCATGAACAACATTTCGTTCTGGCTGCTGCCGCCGTCGTTCCTGCTGCTGCTCGCCTCGCCCTTCTTCGGTGGTGGCGCGGGCACGGGTTGGACGGTCTATGCGCCGCTTTCCACCTATGGTTCGCCGGGACCGGCAGTCGACATGGCGATCCTGTCACTCCACCTGTCAGGCGCCAGCTCGATCCTCGGCGCGATCAACTTCATCACCACCATCTTCAACATGCGCGCGCCGGGCATGACCCTGCACAAGATGCCGCTGTTCGTGTGGTCGGTGCTGGTCACCGCCTTCCTGCTGCTGCTCGCGCTGCCGGTGCTTGCCGCTGCGATCACCATGCTGCTGACCGATCGTAATTTCGGCACCACCTTCTACGACCCCGCCGGCGGCGGCGATCCGGTGCTGTACCAGCACCTGTTCTGGTTCTTCGGTCACCCCGAAGTGTACATCATGATTCTGCCGGGCTTCGGCATCGTCAGCCAGATCGTCGCGACGTTCAGCCGCAAGCCCGTATTTGGTTATCTCGGCATGGCCTATGCCATGGTCGCGATCGGCGTGGTCGGGTTCGTCGTGTGGGCGCACCACATGTTCACCACCGGTCTCAGCGTGAACACCAAGATGTACTTCACCGCCGCGACGATGGTCATCGCGGTGCCGACCGGCATCAAGATCTTTTCGTGGATCGCGACGATGTGGGGCGGGTCGATGACGTTCAAGACCCCAATGGTCTGGGCCATCGGCTTCATTTTCATGTTCACTGTCGGTGGCGTGACGGGCGTCGTCCTCGCGAATGGCGGCGTCGACGATTATATGCACGACACCTACTACGTCGTTGCCCACTTCCACTATGTGCTGTCGCTGGGTGCGGTGTTCGCCCTGTTCGCGGGCTTCTATTACTGGTTCCCCAAGATGTTCGGGAAGATGTATTCGGAAGCGCTGGGCCAGCTTCATTTCTGGGTGTTCTTCGTCGGCGTGAACGTGCTGTTCTTCCCGATGCATTTCCTGGGTCTCCAGGGTATGCCGCGTCGCTATCCCGACTATCCCGACGCCTATGCGCATTGGAATCACATCGCCAGCGTCGGTTATGCGATCATGGCGGTCGGCGTGGTGATCTTCCTCGTCAACGTCTTCTACTCGCTGCTCGCAGGCAAGAAGGCAGAGGGTAACCCCTGGGGCGAGGGCGCGACCACGCTGGAATGGACGCTGTCCAGCCCGCCGCCCTTCCACCAGTTCGAAACACTGCCCGTCATCGAGGACGGCAAGCACCATTGA
- the coxB gene encoding cytochrome c oxidase subunit II, with product MRIKGTTTLVLAGLLAMAGTAMAQDAAAPTAAADAPAATTASAPTPGAPGEGVAAAPAAQAANPADPMLDASGQPVLRARDGIGQPSARAVGIQPQATDLGDEAKWFHNAILLPVITIISLFVLALLAWVVIRYRRAANPTPSRTSHNTLIEVIWTAAPVIILALIAIPSIRLLAAQYEPAPENAVTIKAIGNQWYWTYEYPDHGGFSITANMLKERNEVAAGQRFRTDADGPRLLAVDNRIVLPVGVPIRLITTANDVIHSWAMPAFWVKLDAVPGRLNEISFTIREPGLYFGQCSELCGARHAYMPIAVEAVTPEVFARWVAAKGGTMPGAAAPSTAPVPQPGADIADDTSTPAEGTGPTVNASVEAVTTSQSAEGVAGGSGRTEN from the coding sequence ATGCGGATAAAGGGAACAACGACACTGGTGCTCGCGGGGTTGCTGGCCATGGCCGGCACCGCGATGGCGCAGGACGCCGCAGCGCCCACCGCCGCCGCCGACGCGCCGGCTGCAACCACCGCCTCGGCACCCACTCCCGGCGCGCCGGGCGAAGGCGTCGCGGCTGCACCCGCGGCGCAAGCGGCGAACCCCGCCGATCCGATGCTGGACGCATCGGGCCAGCCGGTCCTGCGCGCCCGCGACGGCATCGGCCAGCCCAGCGCCCGCGCGGTCGGCATTCAGCCGCAGGCAACCGACCTAGGGGACGAGGCCAAGTGGTTCCACAACGCCATCCTCCTGCCGGTCATCACGATCATCTCGCTGTTCGTTCTGGCGCTGCTGGCATGGGTGGTGATCCGCTATCGCCGCGCCGCCAATCCGACGCCGTCGCGCACCAGCCACAACACGCTGATCGAAGTGATCTGGACCGCCGCACCGGTCATCATCCTCGCCCTGATCGCGATCCCGTCGATCCGCCTGCTTGCCGCACAATATGAACCCGCGCCCGAAAACGCGGTGACGATCAAGGCGATCGGCAACCAGTGGTACTGGACCTATGAATATCCGGACCATGGCGGCTTCTCGATCACGGCCAACATGCTCAAGGAACGCAACGAAGTGGCCGCGGGCCAGCGTTTCCGCACCGATGCCGACGGCCCCCGCCTGCTCGCGGTCGACAATCGCATCGTCCTGCCCGTGGGCGTACCCATCCGCCTGATCACCACCGCGAACGACGTGATCCACAGCTGGGCGATGCCCGCTTTCTGGGTCAAGCTCGACGCGGTGCCGGGCCGCCTGAACGAGATCAGCTTCACCATTCGCGAACCGGGCCTGTATTTCGGCCAGTGTTCGGAACTTTGCGGCGCGCGTCATGCCTATATGCCGATCGCCGTCGAAGCCGTGACGCCTGAAGTGTTCGCGCGCTGGGTCGCGGCCAAGGGCGGCACCATGCCCGGCGCCGCAGCGCCCAGCACCGCGCCGGTGCCGCAGCCGGGTGCCGACATTGCCGACGACACCTCGACGCCGGCCGAAGGCACCGGCCCCACCGTTAACGCCTCGGTCGAGGCGGTCACCACCAGCCAATCTGCCGAAGGCGTCGCCGGCGGCAGCGGTCGGACGGAAAACTGA